GGGATCTAATTTCTGGACAGATTCGCTATTCAATTCCTGAAGAGCTGCAACTAGGTGCCTTTGTTGGGAATATCGCTGAGGATTTGGGTTTAGACGTGAAGGAGCTCAAAGCTCGCAGTTTTCGAATTGTGCCTGGTCCCAGGAAGCAGTATTTCGACGTAAATCTGAACAATGGTAATTTACTTGTAAAGGAAAAGATTGACAGGGAACAGTTCTGTGGGCCGAGTGCGACGTGTGTGTTATCTTTAGAAACAGTGATCGAAAACCCTTTCAGCCTGTACGATACTGAAGTGGAGATTCTGGATGTAAATGACAATGCTCCTACTTTTCCAAAAAGCCAGTTCCACCTTGAAATCTCAGAGATGGCCGCACCGGGAAGACGCTATCCCCTTGAGTGCGCGCACGACCCAGACGTAGGAACCAATTCACTGCAATCGTACCAGCTCGTTGCAAACGAATACTTCGCTTTAAATGTTGAGAGCCGAAATGGGAATGCAGACATGCCAGTGTTAGTTTTGGAAAGGCCACTGGATAGAGAAAAGACATCTAGTCACAGATTAGTGCTAATTGCCAAAGACGGCGGGGTCCCTGAGCGGTCCGGAACAGCTCAGATAATAATCAGAGTACAAGATGCCAACGACAACTCGCCTATGTTCCCCCAGTCAGTTTATAGGGTAAGTCTGTTAGAAAATATGCCCAAAGGAACATTGGTAATGAAGCTAAATGCCACTGATTTGGATGATGGTTCCAATGGAGAGATTATTTATTCTTTTACTAGTCATACCTCTGTTAGAGTCCGTGAGCTCTTTGGTCTGGATTCCAAAACTGGTGAAATCAGAGTCAAGGGAAACTTAGATTATGAAGAGAACAGTGTTTTTGAGATAAATGTACAAGCAATGGACAAGGGAGCTCACGCAATTCCTGCGTATTGTCATGTGCTGGTTCAGATTGAGGATATAAATGATAACGCCCCTGAGGTGACGGTTTCCACCCTTTTCAGTCCAATTCCCGAAGACTCTGCGCCCGGGACGGTGGTGGCTCTAATCAGTGCAACAGACAAAGATTCAGGAGAAAATGGGCTGGTCGAATGTCATGTCGCAAATAACATTCCTTTTCAACTGGATTCATCCTCCAAGAAATACTTAACATTGCGTACACAACAGGCACTTGACCGTGAAAATATCTCGAGGTACGAAGTCACTGTCCTCTGCAGTGATTCAGGGTCTCCTCCTCTCACATCCAAAAAAGTCATCCTGGTGGAGATTTCGGATATAAATGACAACGCGCCCCGCTTTGCACAGCCGTTATATACAGCTTACGTGATGGAGAACAATGCTATTGGAGCGTCTATCTTTTCAATGACAGCTTTTGATCCAGATTTAAACCAGAACTCTCGGCTAAACTATTCTATCACGACGACTCAGGTTCAGGGCGAGTCAGTGCTCAACTATATCGACATCCAATCAGAAAAGGGAGTCATATTTTCTCAAAGATCTTTTGACTACGAGACACTGAAAAACTTTCAGATCCAAGTTAAGGTCCAGGACTATGGAGTCCCACCACTCTCCAGCAACGTCTCAGTGGAGGTAATTATCCTTGATCAGAATGACAATGCTCCGGTGATCGTGCATCCAACACCAGAGTATGGATCTACAGTAACAGAGACAGTATCTCGATTCGCAGAACCGGGCTATCTAGTTGCCAAGGTGTCGGCCACTGATGCCGACTCTGGCCAGAATGCTCGCCTCTCTTACCAAATGCTCCAGACTGCTGACCCTGGACTTTTTACGATTTCACCTGATACAGGCGAAATCTGGACAATCCGTGGGATTAGGAGCAAAGATGGCACGAAGCAAAGGTTGGTTATCGGGGCAAAGGACAATGGTTCACCGCCGCTTTCAGCTACAATGACAATCATCTTATCACTGACAGACGGCGAtacagaaatgctttctgacgtGAGTAGTTTGTCTGACGTTCCTGGATCCGTTGGTGACATTAGCCTTTACTTAGTCATATCATTAGGGATAACCTCATCTATTTTTCTCATAGTTTTAATTATCCTCGCCGTTAAGGTTCATAATAACAGAAACCGCTTTGTTGCCAATAATGGTTATCTGAGCTCATGTTGTTGCTTCGAAGCACGAAATTCTTTGAACGGAATTCAAAAAGCCAGTAAAAATCTTGAAATAGTTCCGAACTACGTCGAAGTATTTGGAGGCGATCCACTTTCTCAAAGCTTCCGCTATGGGACGTGTTCGACTTCGGGTACGGCCAAGAGAGACGCTATGTTTCCTAACATGTACAGTTCATCTACACGCAAGAAAAACGTCACAAGAGGGAATGAAGAAATTCTCCGGAATTCGAACTGCCAGAACACTGTAAACAGTGAGGTGAGGTGCTTCTGAAAACAAAAACACTTTTGAGTTTGATTTAGATGTACAGACATCCGCTGAAGTATTGGAACACAAGGTTCCGTCTTTGTCTAGTGATGGCCGAGAAATCATAGATATAATTAAAAGTCCCACATCTGAACTTAGTTGAAGTGCCAAGGTTCATTGTGCAGAATAGCAACAATGTGAAAAGTATAGGTGAAAAGATGAGATATGTTAAGTATTGGCTAAAGGACGCCAAGTTTGGGTTATCGTAGATTACAATAGCAAAGAGGCTGaaaaaaatcaaggcattccgcACTTTTGAAGTTCTACGGCAGAATGAGGCAGAATAGGAGAGGGTGCGATTGGCCTTTATTCGGGGAGAAAACGAATGGGTAGATACATACTTCAAGTTAAGGAGAAGCAAGAAAACAATCTGAGCACTAAAATAAGGACAGTACTATGGATACGGTTAATTGAAGAGTTGTGATG
The Heptranchias perlo isolate sHepPer1 chromosome 14, sHepPer1.hap1, whole genome shotgun sequence genome window above contains:
- the LOC137332308 gene encoding protocadherin gamma-A8-like isoform X8; this encodes MRYYKRHWLLKWSLLCGVFSFWDLISGQIRYSIPEELQLGAFVGNIAEDLGLDVKELKARSFRIVPGPRKQYFDVNLNNGNLLVKEKIDREQFCGPSATCVLSLETVIENPFSLYDTEVEILDVNDNAPTFPKSQFHLEISEMAAPGRRYPLECAHDPDVGTNSLQSYQLVANEYFALNVESRNGNADMPVLVLERPLDREKTSSHRLVLIAKDGGVPERSGTAQIIIRVQDANDNSPMFPQSVYRVSLLENMPKGTLVMKLNATDLDDGSNGEIIYSFTSHTSVRVRELFGLDSKTGEIRVKGNLDYEENSVFEINVQAMDKGAHAIPAYCHVLVQIEDINDNAPEVTVSTLFSPIPEDSAPGTVVALISATDKDSGENGLVECHVANNIPFQLDSSSKKYLTLRTQQALDRENISRYEVTVLCSDSGSPPLTSKKVILVEISDINDNAPRFAQPLYTAYVMENNAIGASIFSMTAFDPDLNQNSRLNYSITTTQVQGESVLNYIDIQSEKGVIFSQRSFDYETLKNFQIQVKVQDYGVPPLSSNVSVEVIILDQNDNAPVIVHPTPEYGSTVTETVSRFAEPGYLVAKVSATDADSGQNARLSYQMLQTADPGLFTISPDTGEIWTIRGIRSKDGTKQRLVIGAKDNGSPPLSATMTIILSLTDGDTEMLSDVSSLSDVPGSVGDISLYLVISLGITSSIFLIVLIILAVKVHNNRNRFVANNGYLSSCCCFEARNSLNGIQKASKNLEIVPNYVEVFGGDPLSQSFRYGTCSTSGTAKRDAMFPNMYSSSTRKKNVTRGNEEILRNSNCQNTVNSEVKQPNTDWRFSQTHRAELNSSQYLEEEGVQRDIQREVQREVQRDVQRDVQRDVPRDVPRDVPRNVQRDLQRDVQCNVQRAVEKDPGGPRKSMCAKPAPIPAGREGWTIPRTAPRTQLQMTLGAHVPGTLRSQYLLPRELPTTGACIRNSSVELSAPIIGSLHGPWAANHTRDHRGITGSGDRRAELDPQAGSEIPRSPPGHRLSSQRLHSRDHDHALREVNN